One Alnus glutinosa chromosome 3, dhAlnGlut1.1, whole genome shotgun sequence genomic region harbors:
- the LOC133863816 gene encoding uncharacterized protein LOC133863816, translating to MAKGGLERLRRIVRTVFFMVAMVASLLVSSLAVLVAVGDVLVPCVLISSFTCVRCYGFKEHLRRYAFKSSLTDIPLVSVVRSLIIICVYSMCDAPALSHGPYLGTVTLCSFVSILLLSVKACVFTVNSQIEAEASSSLSRQKLHLKKSWGMPVLFLSSVVFALGHTVVAYRTSCRARRKLLFHRVDPEAVLSCKNVFSGFQKVPRSPTPSGGKTPKSDSEMRRKPLGSVRDEGEIPIRLLSDIDSLFMICRGLTLHYKLNLPGSPPRSLSSMTFLEPSPSCTSPKMAGGRPKLERHPLSVLSKSHYHPLHRSYSNQFHSSSLYAPLLDGSSTPVLSEEIPVLSLDDVGEEGGVSNVNSGILEKDLQANGQFGVVLVHGFGGGVFSWRHVMGVLSRQVGCMVAAFDRPGWGLTSRPRREDWEEKELPNPYKLDTQVDLLLSFCSEMGFSSVVLVGHDDGGLLALKAAQRVQTSLNSFNVVIQGVVLLSVSLTREVVPAFARILLRTSLGKKHLVRPLLRTEITQVINRRAWYDASKLTTEILSLHKAPLCVEGWDTALHEIGRLSSETVLSPQNAESLLKAVEAMPVLVINGAEDAFVTLKSSQAMASKFVNSRLVAISGCGHLPHEECPKALLAAISPFISRLLFNPDLQNQ from the exons ATGGCGAAGGGGGGATTGGAGAGGCTTCGGAGGATCGTGCGGACGGTTTTCTTCATGGTGGCGATGGTGGCGTCGCTGCTCGTGTCGTCGCTGGCGGTGCTGGTGGCCGTAGGGGACGTGCTCGTGCCCTGCGTTCTGATCTCGAGCTTTACGTGTGTGCGGTGCTACGGCTTCAAAGAGCACTTGCGTCGATACGCGTTCAAGAGCTCCTTGACCGATATTCCTCTCGTCTCCGTTGTCAGATCTCTCATTATTATCT GTGTTTATTCAATGTGTGATGCCCCTGCTCTCTCCCACGGTCCATACCTTGGAACTGTGACCCTGTGTTCATTTGTCTCAATTCTTCTACTCTCAGTTAAGGCCTGTGTTTTCACTGTGAATTCTCAAATTGAGGCTGAAGCCTCATCTTCCCTTTCTAGGCAGAAGCTTCATTTGAAGAAGTCATGGGGAATGCCCGTCTTGTTTCTTTCATCCGTAGTCTTTGCCCTTGGCCATACCGTGGTTGCATACAGAACAAGCTGCAGAGCGCGGAGAAAGCTCCTGTTTCACCGAGTTGACCCTGAAGCA GTCCTTTCATGTAAAAATGTCTTCTCTGGCTTCCAGAAGGTACCGCGATCTCCTACTCCCTCTGGAGGAAAGACCCCAAAGAGTGATAGTGAAATGAGGCGAAAGCCTTTAGGCTCAGTGCGTGATGAAGGGGAAATTCCGATCAGATTACTTTCCGACATTGATAGTTTATTCATGATATGCCGAGGGCTTACACTGCATTACAAGCTCAACTTGCCAGGTTCTCCACCTCGTTCGTTATCCTCCATGACCTTTCTTGAACCAAGTCCTAGTTGCACCTCACCAAAAATGGCCGGGGGAAGGCCAAAACTTGAGAGGCATCCATTAAGTGTGTTGTCAAAAAGCCATTATCATCCACTTCACAGGAGCTATAGCAATCAATTTCACAGCTCTTCGCTATATGCTCCGTTATTGGATGGTTCCTCAACTCCTGTTCTTTCTGAAGAAATCCCTGTCTTGAGCCTAGATGATGTTGGTGAGGAGGGTGGAGTTAGTAATGTGAACTCTGGGATTTTAGAGAAGGACCTGCAGGCCAATGGTCAGTTTGGAGTTGTTCTAGTGCATGGATTTGGGGGTGGGGTCTTCTCGTGGAGGCATGTGATGGGGGTGCTGTCTAGGCAGGTTGGTTGCATGGTTGCCGCTTTTGATCGGCCTGGATGGGGATTAACTTCAAGACCACGCCGGGAGGATTGGGAGGAAAAAGAATTGCCTAATCCTTATAAGCTTGATACTCAG GTAGACctgcttctttctttctgttcTGAGATGGGGTTTTCTTCAGTAGTTCTTGTTGGGCATGATGACGGAGGCCTACTTGCTTTAAAGGCTGCACAAAGAGTCCAAACATCATTGAATTCTTTCAAT GTTGTAATTCAAGGGGTAGTACTGCTTAGTGTTAGTTTGACGAGAGAAGTGGTTCCAGCCTTTGCAAGGATTCTTTTGCGCACTTCACTTGGGAAGAAGCACTTGGTTCGTCCTTTACTTCGTACAGAAATCACTCAAGTGATTAATCGGCGTGCATGGTATGATGCTTCCAAGTTAACAACAGAGATCTTAAGCCTCCATAAG GCGCCCCTATGTGTAGAAGGTTGGGATACAGCACTCCATGAGATAGGTAGACTGTCATCTGAGACAGTCCTTTCACCACAAAATGCAGAATCATTGCTAAAAGCAGTTGAAGCCATGCCCGTGTTGGTTATCAACGGAGCTGAAGATGCCTTTGTCACTCTCAAATCTTCTCAAGCCATGGCTTCAAAATTTGTAAATTCT AGACTGGTTGCTATATCTGGTTGTGGCCATCTTCCACATGAGGAGTGCCCCAAGGCACTGCTAGCAGCTATATCACCCTTCATAAGCAGACTCTTGTTTAATCCAGACTTGCAAAACCAATAG